From one Rosa rugosa chromosome 4, drRosRugo1.1, whole genome shotgun sequence genomic stretch:
- the LOC133742823 gene encoding uncharacterized protein LOC133742823, whose translation MTSVTAEGLPFTWSNKHRDNTVIYERLDRVTANPNWFQLFPDCTLQNLPIVGSDHGPILLTTLSRRKPSRRPFKLEAIWFAHPQFVEITKHIWNMNWDNDPIKNLSAILGAFSHRISNWSRETYGNLFRNLGNLQKDLQFYQSQLMISPTSLFLQDKVVELTEQFLELEKAEEVFWAQRAKANWLCLGDKNTKFFQTQATLRKKRNYINKIKNNMGIWFDKHEDISHVFIQDFQMRFRSDNSFNRNVAENFIKIIEPVISDADNISLLRRVTPEEIQLAVNSIGGLKQCFQMRKRRRRRLVRASRGECLKALRRSWRSSFPKYYNNTL comes from the coding sequence ATGACTTCTGTGACTGCTGAAGGATTGCCCTTCACGTGGTCAAACAAACACAGAGATAACACTGTGATTTACGAAAGATTGGATAGAGTCACTGCTAATCCTAATTGGTTTCAGTTGTTTCCAGATTGTACTCTTCAAAATCTACCTATTGTGGGTTCCGACCATGGACCAATCCTTCTAACTACACTTTCCCGTCGTAAGCCTAGTAGGAGACCTTTTAAGTTAGAAGCTATTTGGTTTGCTCATCCTCAGTTTGTTGAAATTACTAAGCACATTTGGAATATGAATTGGGATAATGACCCTATCAAGAACCTGTCGGCAATATTAGGTGCATTTTCTCATAGAATTTCCAATTGGAGTCGAGAGACTTATGGAAATCTTTTCAGAAATTTAGGAAACTTGCAGAAAGATCTTCAGTTTTATCAATCTCAGTTAATGATTTCTCCTACCTCTTTGTTTTTACAGGACAAAGTTGTAGAGCTTACTGAACAGTTTTTGGAGCTAGAAAAGGCAGAAGAGGTTTTCTGGGCCCAAAGGGCCAAAGCTAATTGGCTTTGTCTTGGAGACAAGAATACCAAATTTTTCCAAACCCAAGCTACtttgaggaagaagagaaactatataaataaaattaaaaataacatGGGGATCTGGTTTGACAAACATGAAGACATCAGCCATGTTTTTATTCAAGATTTTCAAATGAGATTTCGTTCAGATAATTCTTTTAATAGAAATGTTGCTGAGAATTTCATTAAAATAATTGAACCTGTTATTTCTGATGCAGATAACATTTCACTATTAAGAAGGGTGACCCCAGAAGAGATTCAGTTGGCTGTCAACTCAATTGGTGGTCTAAAGCAATGTTTTCAAATGCGAAAGCGAAGACGAAGGCGACTTGTTAGAGCCTCGCGAGGCGAGTGCCTCAAGGCGTTGAGGCGATCGTGGCGATCGTCTTTCCCGAAATATTATAATAATACATTATAA
- the LOC133741997 gene encoding uncharacterized protein LOC133741997 has protein sequence MSRITKWKLEKTKVKVVFRLQFNATHIPQSGWDKLFISFIPADSGKATAKTTKANVRNGTCKWADPIYETTRLLQDTKTKKFDEKLYKLVVTMGSSRSSVLGETNINLADYADASKPSAVALPLHGCDSGTILHVTVQLLTSKTGFREFEQQRELRESGLCTTSDQSRNDVSTAKRISSSEDTINARVRFKEELSPLEDGVGQNEEFPDSTVGFDGSSNTSESLYAEKHDTSSTHEIDSLKSTTSGDLGGLSLGQSPRKEKGDHSDQRFLAQGTSEWAHSWASDYSGDADLPNAYEENSRLRGSLEAAESSILELKQEVSSLQSQADEIGVEAQKFSLQLDAEICSSEQLAKEVSILRSECSKLKEDLEVQKNSKLRIPFTSTETIETGQEDFLQELQLRWLKGLGDVEDKIKELQSKATVGVHERDFRSFHSDLEALLGVLQVLKPVTGQPILGMNKASIKETNETSVHKDEQLVLGTRFDADFYPEGMLHSPSMPGLVSQEFDSLDATNAMKNKFFELLRELDELKAERESLAKKADQMECYYEALIHELEENQRQMMGELQSLRNEHSTCLYTISSAKAEMGRIQLDMNNEITKFSKERHDLESLTKELERRAATAEAALKRARLNYSIAVDHLQKDLELLSSQVLSMHETNENLIKQAFADSMLPSFQGREVMMQNPKWESEIFHSGKHMQRPNQSNGVKRQHLDGDILSDDLRRSLLLQKETYQKVEEEVYEVHLVNVYLDIFSKTLEVTLIEASADFGLVKEKVHELTHQLELSTESKELLMLRLQTALDEIRCLNEDKYIWNSKCNDLTLKNQNLEEDFRTAMDEIRCLNEYKDTCNSKCNDLTLKNHSLEEDLQKVTRENNLHSQKIGEWKDLVKEYETYESKYRACSTEKLELANLLEKEALENKNLQNRLSSLQEELKAVRNDCDELTYGKESLQNIVNSSQGKLWNLLASYDIKYKGLSLSLCSEYNSQNLGSKDLTAVVVQIEELQHNLYEKIVQLMEEKKDLAQERDTLRAATSDNLIMKQKFEQDLRGMMDKLDVSNALVQKLQLQVGAIANKLQISSEIEERYAQQHKELLADLDQLEMELQQISFKYQDLAEEIMVLETVADELGRCKLTIAALSEEKEALVLSLQDKTEESFKLSLEVNSLQGSLLSSRDELHIEKNHRDKLASTISDLTSQLDQKHSQSVDFDQQKDELVHLKQLLSESELEKSRVCGLLLDSEKCLKDAREECSSISALEAHLSEMYEFSIAADVGLTFTKTQYETKIEELDQKLHFSDSFLSELCDNHLHVENMLNRCLASEKHLVEENTKLMTRLNDAGEECAFVSALEAQLSEMHEVSIAADVGLTFVEAQYGAKIEELGHKLHSSDSHLSELYNNHLHVENKLNECLASERHYIEENTKLMASLSSLNSELEASISQNKILLDTNSSMRTELKEYKKRAENAAAIDHVDKSQFAPEIERLEHMVVTSNEEIDNLIFSKEELEIKYLVLKAKLDEQCTQIASLEAYKDELTVMHNNECNDLKQRLAEQVLKAEEFKNLSIHFKELKDKSCVECLHAPDKREPEAPPAPMQESLRIAFIKEQYETKLQELKQQLAISKKHCEEMLWKLQDAINEVDNRKKSEATHVKRNEELGMRILELESELQSLLSEKREIMRAYDLMKAEKECSLISLDCCKEEKQDLEASLQKCNEEKVQITLELTSAKDLLESSSSSYPREGNGRLHKEDGISDEAAGLEYLNSIDEPEKDDIVSRGINGISSVLPSKQMDVLNSDVKHLVLANEHFRAQSLRSSMENLNKELERMKHENLLPQDDHHFDSNFPGLQRDLMQLNKVNEELGSIFPLFNEYSCSGNALERVLALEIELAEALQAKKKSSFQFQSSFLKQHDDEEAVFHSFRDINELIKDMLEIKGRYATVETELKEMHDRYSQLSLQFAEVEGERQKLMMTLKNVRASKKALCLNRSSTTTLLDP, from the exons ATGTCGAGGATCACTAAGTGGAAGCTTGAGAAGACAAAAGTGAAGGTGGTTTTCAGGCTACAATTCAACGCTACACAT ATTCCCCAAAGTGGATGGGATAAGTTGTTTATATCTTTCATACCTGCTGATTCTGGAAAGGCAACTGCAAAGACAACCAAAGCAAATGTGAGGAATGGAACATGCAAATGGGCAGATCCTATCTACGAAACTACAAGACTTCTACAAGACACTAAAACAAAGAAATTTGATGAGAAGCTCTATAAACTTGTGGTGACCATG GGCTCTTCACGGTCTAGTGTCCTTGGGGAGACCAATATCAACCTTGCTGATTATGCCGACGCGTCAAAGCCTTCTGCTGTTGCCCTGCCTCTACATGGATGTGATTCTGGAACTATTTTACAT GTAACTGTACAGCTATTAACTTCCAAAACTGGTTTCAG AGAGTTTGAACAGCAGAGGGAGCTCAGAGAGAGCGGTCTATGTACAACGTCAGACCAAAGCAGAAATGATGTGTCCACTGCTAAAAGAATATCATCTTCCGAAGATACA ATCAATGCGAGAGTTAGGTTCAAAGAAGAACTCTCTCCCCTTGAAGACGGGGTTGGGCAGAATGAAGAGTTTCCAGACTCAACTGTAGGGTTTGATGGTTCTTCCAATACTTCAGAAAGTTTATatgctgagaaacatgataccTCCAGCACCCATGAGATTGACAGCCTTAAGAGTACAACCTCTGGTGATTTAGGTGGACTGTCCCTTGGTCAAAGTCCTCGAAAGGAGAAAGGAGACCACTCTGATCAACGTTTCTTGGCACAGGGGACCAGTGAGTGGGCTCATAGTTGGGCTTCTGACTATTCTGGAGATGCCGACTTGCCAAATGCTTATGAGGAGAATAGTAGACTTAGAGGAAGCTTGGAAGCAGCTGAGTCATCCATTCTTGAGCTTAAGCAGGAAGTAAGCTCTTTACAGAGCCAAGCTGATGAAATAGGAGTTGAAGCCCAAAAATTTTCCCTTCAACTTGATGCAGAAATTTGTTCAAGCGAACAGTTAGCCAAAGAAGTTTCTATACTGAGATCAGAATGTTCAAAATTGAAAGAAGATCTTGAAGTGCAGAAAAACTCCAAATTAAGAATTCCATTCACCAGCACAGAAACTATTGAGACAGGTCAGGAGGACTTTTTGCAGGAGTTACAGCTCAGGTGGTTAAAGGGGCTTGGGGATGTGGAGGATAAAATTAAAGAGCTTCAAAGCAAAGCAACCGTTGGAGTACATGAGAGGGACTTCAGGTCCTTTCATTCAGATTTAGAGGCATTGCTTGGTGTTCTGCAAGTTCTAAAGCCAGTAACTGGACAACCGATTTTGGGGATGAACAAGGCAAGCATAAAGGAGACAAATGAAACGAGTGTACATAAAGATGAGCAATTAGTACTAGGAACTAGGTTTGATGCAGATTTCTATCCTGAAGGTATGCTTCATAGTCCAAGTATGCCTGGCTTGGTGTCACAAGAGTTTGATTCTTTAGATGCTACAAATGCAATGAAAAACAAATTCTTTGAGCTTTTAAGAGAGTTGGATGAATTAAAAGCTGAGCGAGAGAGCCTTGCCAAAAAAGCAGACCAGATGGAGTGCTACTATGAAGCTCTCATTCATGAATTAGAAGAAAATCAGAGACAGATGATGGGGGAGTTGCAGAGTCTCAGAAATGAGCATTCTACTTGCCTGTACACAATTTCATCTGCTAAAGCTGAGATGGGGAGAATCCAGCTAGATATGAACAATGAGATAACAAAATTTTCCAAAGAAAGGCATGATTTGGAATCTCTCACCAAGGAGCTCGAAAGAAGGGCTGCTACAGCAGAAGCAGCACTTAAAAGGGCACGCTTGAATTACTCCATTGCGGTGGACCATTTACAGAAGGACCTTGAATTGCTTTCTTCTCAGGTCCTGTCCATGCATGAGACTAATGAGAACCTCATTAAGCAGGCTTTTGCAGATTCTATGCTTCCAAGCTTTCAGGGGCGTGAGGTGATGATGCAGAATCCGAAATGGGAATCAGAGATTTTTCATTCTGGAAAGCACATGCAGCGTCCAAACCAAAGCAATGGTGTAAAAAGACAACATTTAGACGGGGATATACTATCAGACGATCTGAGAAGATCTCTTCTCTTGCAGAAGGAAACATACCaaaaggttgaagaagaagtttATGAAGTGCATCTGGTGAATGTATATTTGGACATCTTCTCAAAGACCCTAGAGGTCACTTTGATTGAAGCAAGTGCTGACTTTGGACTGGTCAAAGAGAAAGTGCATGAACTTACACACCAGCTGGAGCTTTCAACTGAATCAAAGGAGTTATTGATGCTGAGGCTACAGACTGCCTTGGATGAGATTCGCTGCCTGAATGAAGACAAGTATATTTGGAATTCAAAGTGCAATGACTTGACTCTAAAGAACCAAAATTTGGAAGAAGATTTTCGGACTGCCATGGATGAGATTCGCTGCCTGAATGAGTACAAGGATACTTGCAATTCAAAGTGCAATGACTTGACTCTGAAGAACCACAGTTTGGAAGAAGATTTGCAGAAAGTTACTAGAGAAAATAATCTTCATTCTCAGAAGATTGGTGAATGGAAAGATCTTGTAAAAGAATATGAAACCTATGAGAGCAAATATAGAGCCTGCAGTACAGAAAAATTGGAGTTGGCAAATTTATTGGAAAAGGAAGCCCTAGAGAATAAGAATCTTCAAAACAGACTTTCATCTTTGCAGGAAGAGTTGAAAGCTGTCAGAAATGACTGTGATGAGCTGACATATGGAAAGGAGAGTCTACAGAATATTGTAAATTCTTCACAGGGTAAGTTGTGGAATCTGTTGGCATCATATGATATAAAGTATAAAggtctgtctctgtctctctgcAGTGAATATAACTCTCAAAATTTGGGATCCAAGGATTTAACTGCTGTGGTGGTGCAAATAGAAGAGCTTCAGCACAATTTATATGAGAAGATTGTCCAGCTtatggaagagaagaaagacCTAGCACAAGAAAGAGATACTTTAAGAGCAGCCACTTCTGATAATCTGATCATGAAACAGAAATTTGAACAGGATCTACGGGGTATGATGGATAAACTAGATGTTTCAAATGCCCTGGTGCAAAAGCTTCAGTTACAAGTTGGGGCCATTGCTAACAAACTTCAGATTAGTTCTGAGATTGAAGAGAGATATGCACAACAGCACAAAGAACTGTTGGCTGATCTGGATCAGTTGGAAATGGAGCTGCAGCAAATTTCTTTTAAATACCAGGACCTCGCAGAGGAAATTATGGTGTTGGAGACTGTAGCCGACGAACTAGGAAGGTGTAAACTGACGATAGCAGCATTATCGGAGGAAAAAGAAGCTCTAGTGCTGTCCTTGCAGGATAAAACTGAAGAATCTTTCAAGCTTTCTCTGGAGGTTAATAGTTTGCAAGGAAGTTTGCTGTCTTCACGTGATGAGTTGCACATTGAGAAAAATCACAGAGATAAGTTAGCCAGTACAATTTCAGATCTCACTTCCCAATTGGACCAGAAGCATAGTCAGTCTGTAGATTTTGATCAGCAGAAGGATGAGCTGGTCCACCTCAAACAGTTGTTATCAGAATCAGAGCTAGAGAAATCAAGAGTTTGTGGTCTCCTGTTGGATTCCGAGAAATGTCTAAAGGATGCTCGTGAAGAATGTTCTTCTATATCTGCTCTGGAAGCCCATTTGTCTGAAATGTATGAATTTTCAATAGCTGCTGATGTTGGACTCACTTTCACAAAGACTCAATACGAGACCAAGATTGAAGAGCTTGATCAGAAACTTCACTTTTCTGATAGCTTCCTATCTGAGCTTTGCGACAATCATCTTCATGTAGAAAATATGCTTAACAGATGTCTTGCAAGCGAAAAGCATTTAGTTGAAGAGAACACCAAACTAATGACAAGATTAAATGATGCTGGTGAAGAATGTGCTTTTGTATCTGCTCTGGAAGCTCAGCTGTCTGAAATGCATGAAGTTTCAATAGCTGCCGATGTTGGACTCACCTTCGTAGAAGCTCAGTATGGAGCCAAGATTGAAGAGCTTGGCCACAAACTTCACTCTTCTGATAGTCACCTTTCTGAGCTTTACAACAATCACCTTCATGTGGAGAATAAGCTTAATGAATGTCTTGCTAGTGAAAGGCATTACATTGAAGAGAACACCAAATTAATGGCAAGTCTCAGCTCCCTTAACTCTGAGTTAGAAGCCTCCATTTCTCAAAACAAGATACTTCTTGATACAAACAGTTCCATGAGGACTGAACTCAAGGAATACAAGAAAAGAGCTGAAAATGCAGCAGCTATTGATCATGTGGATAAAAGTCAGTTTGCTCCTGAGATTGAAAGGCTGGAGCATATGGTGGTGACTTCTAATGAAGAGATTGATAACCTGATATTCTCCAAGGAAGAACTAGAAATCAAATATTTAGTGCTCAAAGCCAAGTTGGATGAACAGTGCACTCAAATAGCCTCTCTGGAAGCATATAAAGATGAATTGACAGTGATGCATAATAATGAATGCAATGATCTTAAACAGAGGCTTGCTGAACAGGTTTTGAAGGCAGAGGAATTTAAGAACTTGTCCATCCATTTCAAGGAGCTTAAAGACAAGTCTTGTGTTGAGTGTCTTCATGCACCTGACAAAAGAGAACCAGAAGCGCCGCCAGCTCCTATGCAAGAGTCTTTAAGAATCGCATTCATCAAAGAACAATATGAAACCAAGCTGCAAGAACTGAAACAACAACTTGCTATCTCCAAGAAGCATTGTGAGGAGATGCTGTGGAAATTACAAGATGCAATCAATGAAGTTGATAACAGGAAGAAATCTGAAGCTACTCATGTAAAGAGAAACGAAGAACTAGGAATGAGGATCTTGGAATTGGAGTCTGAGCTACAATCATTGCTTTCTGAAAAGCGTGAAATAATGAGAGCATATGATCTGATGAAGGCTGAAAAGGAATGTTCATTAATAAGCCTCGATTGCtgtaaagaagaaaaacaagatCTTGAAGCATCTTTGCAGAAGTGCAACGAGGAAAAAGTTCAAATTACTTTAGAACTCACTTCAGCAAAAGATTTACTTGAGAGCTCTTCATCTTCTTATCCGAGAGAAGGGAACGGAAGATTACACAAAGAAGATGGCATTTCTGATGAAGCAGCTGGACTTGAATACTTGAATTCCATTGATGAACCCGAGAAG GATGATATTGTATCCAGAGGTATAAATGGAATTTCTAGTGTTTTACCTTCGAAACAAATGGACGTGCTTAATAGTGACGTGAAGCATTTGGTTCTTGCCAATGAGCATTTCAGGGCCCAAAGCTTAAGGTCTAGCATGGAGAACTTAAATAAGGAG TTGGAAAGGATGAAACATGAAAATTTGCTTCCCCAAGATGATCATCATTTTGACTCAAATTTTCCTGGTTTACAAAGAGACCTGATGCAATTAAATAAG GTTAATGAAGAattgggaagtatttttccctTGTTCAACGAGTATTCTTGCAGTGGCAATGCATTAGAGAGAGTACTAGCTTTAGAAATTGAACTTGCAGAAGCATTGCAGGCAAAGAAGAAATCATCCTTCCAGTTTCAAAG TTCTTTCTTGAAACAACATGATGACGAGGAAGCAGTGTTTCACAGCTTTAGAGACATAAATGAGCTGATTAAAGACATGCTGGAGATCAAGGGAAGATATGCTACTGTGGAGACAGAACTTAAAGAAATGCATGACCGTTACTCTCAGTTAAGCCTTCAATTTGCAGAGGTTGAAGGAGAGAGGCAGAAACTAATGATGACTCTCAAGAATGTTCGAGCATCAAAGAAAGCACTATGCTTAAACCGCTCCTCGACAACCACTCTACTGGATCCCTAG